The window TCGTGCTCACCGAGGAGGCGGCGACGGGGCTCACCTACCCCGTCGCCGCCGAGCACGACGTCGTGTTGCTCGAGGCCGTCGTTACCGACTCGACGGTCGTCCGGGCGAGGGCACCGAACCGGACGGCCCTGTTCTCGTACCGCGAGGAGTGTGCGAACCGGGGGATCGAGCTCCGGCTCAAACGTATCTACCGCGAGGAAGCGTGGACGACCGACCGCTACGGCATCACGAACCGACAATGGGAGGCCCTCGAGGCCGCGCTCGAGGCGGGCTACTTCGAGGTTCCCCGGGGAACGACCCTCTCGGAACTCGCGACCGAACTCGGCATCTCGGACCAGGCGCTGTCCGCGCGGCTCCGTCGGGGCCAGGCGAACCTCCTGGAGCACACCATTCGAGAAAGCGGCCCCGATAAGAAGGGTTGAGCAGCCAACCCGGTTCCTTTCCCCGTTCGTTCCCGTTCCTGGGAACATGAGCACTGAACAGTTGTCGACGGAGCCGGAGCCGGAGCGGGAGCGGGAGCCGAACGACGGGCGATTCGTCTATCGAGCGGAC of the Halobiforma lacisalsi AJ5 genome contains:
- a CDS encoding helix-turn-helix domain-containing protein, whose translation is MALIVEYELRTPVLATVEAAAARIRLEEIYRTDADRLKLLFWATGEGLDSLRAVLTDDSNVASVSLLDDAGERRLYSVVLTEEAATGLTYPVAAEHDVVLLEAVVTDSTVVRARAPNRTALFSYREECANRGIELRLKRIYREEAWTTDRYGITNRQWEALEAALEAGYFEVPRGTTLSELATELGISDQALSARLRRGQANLLEHTIRESGPDKKG